A single Ignavibacteria bacterium DNA region contains:
- a CDS encoding DUF922 domain-containing protein, translated as MKLIHTDLVKMKPLFFKIIFFCFIFFAKNISLSDGYTNIEIVWSESSKIMWNDFKKEPPKSAEADAQSWVGVNYSWKYENLKFTLDVYAFFLPEKSWVKDEKRNDTLLVHEQFHFTIAELYSRKLKKAISEAEVDCKNIDNVSAIIKKLADENEKELQDRQEDYDSDTEHGNDVEEQRNWQIILLKELQELSMDK; from the coding sequence ATGAAGTTGATTCATACAGATTTAGTAAAAATGAAACCTTTGTTCTTCAAAATAATTTTTTTTTGCTTTATTTTTTTTGCTAAAAATATTTCTCTCAGTGATGGCTATACAAACATCGAAATTGTATGGAGTGAATCATCAAAAATTATGTGGAATGATTTCAAGAAAGAACCACCAAAAAGTGCTGAAGCCGATGCCCAAAGTTGGGTTGGTGTGAACTATTCGTGGAAATACGAAAACTTGAAGTTCACGTTAGACGTTTACGCGTTCTTTCTTCCGGAAAAATCGTGGGTCAAGGATGAAAAAAGAAACGATACCTTGCTTGTTCATGAGCAATTTCACTTCACTATTGCTGAACTTTATTCTCGCAAACTTAAAAAAGCAATTTCTGAAGCAGAAGTAGATTGTAAAAACATTGACAACGTTTCTGCGATAATAAAAAAACTTGCAGATGAAAATGAGAAAGAATTACAAGATAGACAAGAAGATTACGACAGCGATACTGAACACGGAAACGATGTTGAAGAACAAAGAAATTGGCAAATCATTCTATTGAAAGAATTGCAAGAACTTTCAATGGACAAATGA
- a CDS encoding M24 family metallopeptidase, translating to MSSQFNPNTITEIQKAMLEYNVDGWLFYDFWKANSFAQKILKMPSHIVQSRRFFYLIPKSGEPKKLLHNIEQFNLDHLPGAKQTYVSWKSGDEGLRWLLQGMKTVAMEYSPMNAIPYVSKVDAGTIERVKNCGVNIVSSADLAQYFDARWNDEQLRDNLEVSKVLRQTVDDTFAFMREKIKAKQRITEYDVQQFMLSIFKKHDYYTEFDPNCSVNANSANPHYEPTKEIHSELHENDFVLIDLWAKKNKPGATYGDITWVGFLGSSVPEKYVKVFNVVAGARDAAFAFVENAFANKKKIRGCDVDDVSRNYIVERGYGEYFVHRTGHSITEDLHGTGAHIDNLETHDERLIIPETSFSIEPGVYLPGDFGIRSEVDVFITKDGNVMVTGEPRQKEMIAILK from the coding sequence ATGTCTTCACAATTCAATCCCAACACGATTACTGAAATACAAAAAGCGATGTTAGAGTACAACGTTGATGGCTGGCTCTTTTACGATTTCTGGAAAGCAAATTCGTTTGCGCAGAAAATTTTGAAAATGCCGTCGCACATTGTTCAATCGCGAAGATTTTTTTATCTCATTCCGAAAAGCGGCGAACCGAAAAAACTTCTGCATAACATCGAGCAATTCAATCTTGACCATTTGCCCGGCGCAAAACAAACATACGTGAGTTGGAAATCAGGCGACGAAGGTTTGCGTTGGCTGTTGCAAGGAATGAAAACCGTTGCGATGGAATACTCGCCGATGAATGCGATTCCTTATGTTTCCAAAGTAGATGCGGGAACAATCGAGCGCGTGAAAAATTGCGGCGTGAACATTGTTTCTTCCGCTGACCTTGCGCAATATTTCGACGCGCGATGGAACGATGAACAACTCCGCGACAACCTCGAAGTTTCAAAAGTATTGCGGCAAACTGTGGACGATACGTTTGCATTTATGCGCGAGAAAATAAAAGCGAAACAGCGCATCACCGAATACGATGTGCAGCAATTTATGCTTTCGATTTTTAAGAAGCACGATTACTACACGGAGTTCGACCCGAATTGTTCCGTGAATGCCAACAGCGCAAATCCGCATTACGAACCGACAAAAGAAATCCACAGCGAGTTGCACGAAAACGATTTTGTGTTAATTGATTTGTGGGCAAAGAAAAATAAACCCGGCGCAACATACGGCGATATTACGTGGGTCGGATTTTTGGGAAGTTCGGTGCCGGAAAAATATGTGAAAGTGTTTAACGTAGTTGCGGGTGCGCGAGATGCGGCGTTCGCGTTTGTCGAAAATGCGTTTGCCAACAAAAAGAAAATACGCGGCTGCGATGTGGATGATGTTTCAAGAAATTATATTGTTGAGCGCGGCTACGGCGAATATTTTGTTCATCGTACGGGACATTCGATTACGGAAGATTTGCACGGAACCGGCGCGCATATTGATAATCTCGAAACGCACGACGAGCGTTTAATTATTCCCGAAACTTCTTTTTCGATTGAGCCGGGAGTGTATTTGCCCGGCGATTTCGGCATTCGCAGCGAAGTGGATGTGTTCATTACGAAAGATGGAAACGTAATGGTAACCGGCGAACCGCGACAGAAAGAAATGATTGCTATTCTCAAATAG
- a CDS encoding HAMP domain-containing protein: protein MKLQTKLNIFFLLLGVGIILIEYFLLHLHGTALSTLLILVFIAIAGNILSKRIAKPINDIAHAAEEIRSGNLEKRISISSNDEIGKLAKAVNGMVSKLNDDIVQMKKLEHVRSEFLGNVSHELRTPIFSLQASLETLLNGAIDDTRVNRDFLQKALNNTHRLNDLLADLIEISRIESGEMKMRFENFSLYEFLETIINEFQSLAHQKNISLSLESENKMFPAYGDKEQLKIVFSNLIANAIKFTNANGGVIVSFEKTVPGVRITVKDTGVGISEEHLPRILERFYRVDKNRSRELGGTGLGLAIAKHIVEAHGSKIDVQSELGKGSAFRFTLKSE from the coding sequence ATGAAACTCCAAACAAAACTCAACATATTTTTTCTTCTGCTCGGCGTTGGAATAATTCTCATCGAATATTTTCTTCTTCACTTGCATGGAACGGCGCTTTCTACATTGCTTATTCTTGTCTTCATTGCCATCGCCGGAAATATTCTTTCCAAACGCATTGCAAAACCGATAAATGACATTGCTCACGCGGCAGAAGAAATACGTTCGGGAAATTTAGAAAAACGAATTTCAATTTCTTCAAACGATGAAATCGGAAAACTTGCCAAAGCAGTGAACGGAATGGTTTCCAAATTGAACGATGATATTGTGCAAATGAAAAAACTTGAACATGTGCGCAGTGAATTTCTCGGTAATGTTTCCCACGAATTACGAACGCCAATTTTTTCTTTGCAAGCATCTCTCGAAACATTGCTGAACGGAGCAATTGATGATACAAGAGTAAACCGCGACTTTTTACAGAAAGCATTAAACAATACGCATCGCCTCAATGATTTGCTCGCTGATTTAATTGAAATTTCCCGTATCGAATCCGGTGAAATGAAAATGCGATTCGAGAATTTTTCATTGTATGAATTTCTCGAAACAATCATCAATGAGTTTCAATCGTTAGCACACCAGAAAAATATTTCCCTTTCCCTTGAATCGGAAAATAAAATGTTCCCTGCATACGGCGATAAAGAACAATTGAAAATCGTTTTTTCCAATCTCATCGCAAACGCAATAAAATTCACAAATGCAAACGGAGGTGTCATTGTTTCGTTTGAAAAAACTGTTCCCGGCGTTCGCATTACGGTTAAAGATACCGGAGTTGGAATTTCCGAAGAACATTTGCCCAGAATTTTAGAACGCTTCTATCGCGTGGATAAAAATCGTTCGCGGGAACTTGGCGGAACGGGATTAGGACTTGCCATTGCAAAACATATTGTGGAAGCGCATGGAAGTAAGATTGATGTGCAAAGCGAACTCGGCAAAGGAAGCGCATTTCGGTTTACGTTGAAATCGGAATAA
- a CDS encoding response regulator transcription factor yields MKSILVVDDENDIVELLSYNLMKEGYNVLSATNGNDALQKAESKPDLLLLDVMMPHLDGFETLKQLRKYSHTENIPVILLTAKSSEFDEVVGLELGADDYIIKPISIPKLLARVKSVLRKNESREIASPKTSSVSYGTIEIFPEQHKIFINKTDTFFPKKEFFLLEYLIKHKGDVVTREKLLDKIWGNDVHVNDRTIDVHIRKIREKLGEFADCIETIKGIGYRMKVQ; encoded by the coding sequence ATGAAATCTATCCTTGTTGTTGACGACGAGAACGATATTGTCGAACTCCTTTCGTACAATTTAATGAAAGAAGGTTACAACGTTCTTTCGGCTACGAATGGAAACGACGCGCTGCAAAAAGCGGAATCAAAGCCGGATTTACTGTTGCTCGATGTGATGATGCCGCATCTCGATGGATTTGAAACGTTGAAGCAGTTGCGAAAATATTCTCATACAGAAAACATTCCCGTAATTCTTCTTACTGCAAAAAGTTCCGAGTTCGATGAAGTTGTTGGACTTGAACTTGGCGCGGATGATTACATTATCAAACCGATTTCGATTCCGAAACTTCTTGCGCGTGTGAAATCCGTGTTGCGAAAAAATGAATCACGAGAAATTGCATCGCCGAAAACTTCTTCTGTATCCTATGGCACGATAGAAATTTTCCCCGAACAGCATAAAATTTTCATCAACAAGACCGATACGTTCTTTCCGAAAAAAGAATTTTTCCTTCTTGAATATCTCATCAAACATAAAGGTGATGTTGTAACACGAGAGAAACTACTCGACAAAATTTGGGGAAATGATGTCCACGTGAATGATAGAACGATTGACGTTCACATCAGAAAAATTCGAGAGAAGTTAGGAGAGTTTGCCGATTGCATCGAAACGATAAAAGGCATTGGTTATCGAATGAAAGTGCAATAG